One stretch of Rosistilla oblonga DNA includes these proteins:
- a CDS encoding glycosyltransferase family 4 protein: MIKIAHLQLLPLLSGVQRVTLQELTSLAPDTYRRTLICQTTGPLTELAVKEGIRCETVPTLTRPISPWNDLRSLLRLWRLMRSEKFDIVHTHSSKTGVLGRLAARCAGTEVIAHTVHGFAFPAEKSRWKRKLYAWMEYVGGKCCDVVICLNSNDLRIAENLGISRRKLKLLPNGVDLSLFAPISSSQRDALRARLNLPSDQPIAVMVGRLWPQKAPLTFVRAAIDLVAKHDEAHFVLVGDGELRPEVEAAIDKAGAGDRIHLLGWRDDVAELLPAFDVFVLPSLWEGMPLAILEALACGLPAIVSDIPGNRDLVNDREDGLTFPTGDVKALAECLQSLLFDSCKRQQMGSAARRKVEMSFNLSTRIEKLLEVYSSISCRGDQSPQAQPPSTAGG, from the coding sequence GTGATTAAAATTGCGCACCTGCAATTGCTACCGCTTTTGAGTGGTGTTCAGAGAGTGACGTTGCAGGAGTTGACCTCGTTGGCTCCCGACACTTACAGACGAACCCTGATCTGCCAAACGACGGGCCCACTGACCGAATTGGCCGTAAAGGAAGGAATTCGCTGCGAAACCGTACCGACCTTGACCCGTCCGATATCTCCATGGAACGACCTCCGCTCGCTGTTGCGGCTGTGGCGACTAATGCGATCCGAAAAGTTCGATATCGTACACACACACTCATCGAAGACCGGGGTCCTGGGACGATTGGCTGCACGGTGTGCAGGGACGGAAGTGATCGCACACACGGTCCACGGATTCGCCTTTCCTGCGGAGAAATCTCGTTGGAAGCGTAAACTGTATGCGTGGATGGAATATGTCGGCGGGAAGTGCTGCGACGTAGTCATCTGCTTGAATTCGAATGACCTCCGTATCGCCGAAAACTTAGGAATCTCCAGGCGAAAACTGAAGCTACTGCCGAACGGTGTCGACCTATCACTCTTCGCGCCGATTTCCAGTTCCCAACGCGACGCACTTCGTGCGAGACTCAATCTTCCATCGGATCAACCGATCGCTGTGATGGTTGGGCGGCTATGGCCGCAAAAAGCTCCGCTGACATTTGTCCGCGCGGCGATCGATTTAGTTGCGAAACACGACGAAGCCCACTTTGTCCTTGTAGGTGATGGCGAGTTGAGGCCAGAGGTGGAAGCAGCAATAGACAAGGCTGGAGCGGGCGATCGCATCCATCTGCTTGGGTGGCGTGACGACGTGGCGGAACTACTTCCTGCTTTTGACGTATTCGTGCTGCCGTCACTCTGGGAAGGGATGCCGTTGGCAATCCTTGAAGCCTTAGCGTGTGGCCTGCCAGCGATTGTCTCCGACATCCCGGGGAATCGCGACCTCGTCAATGATCGCGAGGACGGCCTCACCTTTCCAACCGGCGATGTGAAAGCTCTCGCGGAGTGTCTCCAGTCGCTGCTATTCGACAGTTGTAAACGGCAGCAGATGGGCTCTGCAGCCCGCAGGAAGGTTGAAATGTCGTTCAACCTATCGACGCGAATCGAGAAACTCTTGGAGGTCTATTCATCGATCTCCTGCAGAGGTGATCAGAGCCCACAAGCACAGCCCCCCAGCACCGCCGGCGGGTGA